One genomic window of Novosphingobium aureum includes the following:
- a CDS encoding class II 3-deoxy-7-phosphoheptulonate synthase, with amino-acid sequence MAGNWTPDGWKAHEARHLPEYGDAAKLAEVEQTLASFPPLVFAGEARELKKDLAEVAEGRGFLLQGGDCAESFAEFHPNNIRDTFRVLLQMAVILTFASKQPVVKLGRMAGQFAKPRSAPTETVNGVEMPSYFGDIINGIEADAESRRNDPARMLQAFGQSAATLNLLRAFATGGYANLSQVHQWTMDHINRSPWGEKFAQMADRIGEALEFMAACGVDPSSVPQLQGTSFYTSHEALLLPYEQALTRRDSLTGEWYDCSAHMLWIGDRTRFEGSAHVEFLRGVGNPIGMKCGPSLEPDALLKMLDTLNPKREAGRMTLISRFGHEKVEAGLPKLVRAVKAEGHPVVWSCDPMHGNVIKTESGLKTRPFDRILSEVRGFFAVHRAEGTHAGGIHIEMTGQDVTECTGGAIAITDERLGDRYHTHCDPRLNGAQSIELAFEMADLLNLEANERHKQAA; translated from the coding sequence GTGGCTGGAAATTGGACCCCGGACGGCTGGAAGGCGCACGAAGCGCGCCACCTTCCGGAATATGGCGACGCGGCGAAGCTGGCAGAGGTCGAGCAGACCCTCGCATCGTTCCCGCCGCTGGTCTTTGCCGGCGAGGCGCGCGAGCTCAAGAAGGATCTCGCCGAAGTGGCCGAAGGCCGCGGTTTCCTGCTCCAGGGCGGTGACTGTGCCGAGAGCTTTGCCGAGTTCCACCCCAACAACATCCGCGACACCTTCCGCGTGCTGCTGCAGATGGCGGTGATCCTCACCTTCGCCAGCAAGCAGCCGGTGGTGAAGCTGGGCCGCATGGCAGGCCAGTTCGCCAAGCCGCGCTCGGCGCCGACCGAGACCGTGAACGGGGTCGAGATGCCGAGCTACTTCGGCGACATCATCAATGGCATCGAGGCCGACGCCGAATCGCGCCGCAACGATCCGGCGCGCATGCTGCAGGCCTTCGGCCAGTCGGCGGCGACGCTCAACCTGCTGCGCGCCTTCGCGACCGGCGGCTATGCCAACCTCAGCCAGGTCCACCAGTGGACCATGGATCACATCAACCGCAGCCCCTGGGGCGAGAAGTTCGCGCAGATGGCCGACCGCATCGGCGAGGCGCTGGAATTCATGGCGGCCTGCGGCGTCGATCCCTCGAGCGTGCCGCAGCTGCAGGGCACCAGCTTCTACACCAGCCACGAGGCGCTGCTGCTGCCTTACGAGCAGGCACTGACCCGCCGCGATTCGCTCACCGGCGAGTGGTACGACTGTTCGGCGCACATGCTGTGGATCGGCGATCGCACCCGCTTCGAGGGTTCGGCTCACGTCGAGTTCCTGCGCGGCGTCGGCAATCCCATTGGCATGAAGTGCGGCCCGAGCCTCGAGCCCGACGCGCTGCTCAAGATGCTCGACACGCTCAACCCCAAGCGCGAGGCGGGCCGCATGACCCTGATCAGCCGCTTCGGCCACGAGAAGGTCGAGGCGGGCCTGCCCAAGCTGGTGCGCGCGGTGAAGGCCGAAGGGCACCCGGTGGTCTGGTCGTGCGATCCCATGCACGGCAACGTCATCAAGACCGAAAGCGGCCTCAAGACCCGCCCGTTCGACCGCATCCTCTCCGAGGTGCGCGGCTTCTTCGCGGTGCACCGCGCCGAGGGCACGCATGCGGGCGGCATCCATATCGAGATGACCGGGCAGGACGTGACCGAGTGCACCGGCGGCGCCATCGCCATCACCGACGAGCGTCTCGGCGATCGCTACCACACCCATTGCGACCCGCGCCTCAACGGTGCGCAGTCGATCGAGCTGGCCTTCGAGATGGCCGACCTGCTCAACCTCGAGGCGAACGAGCGGCACAAGCAGGCCGCCTGA
- a CDS encoding M16 family metallopeptidase: MTKSMRAASSLASLLVLMQVPAQSVLAQDAGSDLGAPLEASPVQAPVLQTNEDDPWLYRGSDIPRDKGWHFGEMDNGLRYAVRKNGVPPGQVSIRVRVDAGSLYETDSERGYAHLLEHMLFRQSKYIEEGQAIAAFQRLGATFGSDTNAVTSTTQTVFQLDLPNATASSLDETFKLMSGMVSAPTLSASNLKQDLPIVLAEMRERGGAAKRVQDAMQKVFYAGQPLSEREPIGTVQTLTSATPKSVRAFYQRWYRPDNVTVIVAGDADPAMLESYVRKWFGSWQAKGAKPEAPSFGAPVAPKGYAGNNKELAPVGETRVLVEPDLPPGMMVATLRPWHQVIDNIPYNQGLMTDAIAQAIINRRLESKARAGGSFLTASVNQEDVARSADVTFVSVTPLGDNWEAALRDVRAVIADAMTRAPTQAEIDREVAELDVAFQVPVEQQRILPGSKLADDLVNALDIRETVAAPDDVLRIFRESKPLFTPDAVLEHTRQLFSGTVTRAMFTTQEAGKVTDAALRQALIEPVKADATARLAVNSDPVSFDKLPAIGAPAQPVADTPTGLLDIEELTFANGVKVMLWPVTEEPGRVVVKARFGGGTRSIAPGDSPYITLGQYALVGSGLANLGQEELDQIATGRKMGFEFTVDDAAFQLKAETRPQDLADQLYLFAAKLDLPRWDVNPFERAKAAAKIQYDTYATSPQGVLNRDLQFYQRGEDPRFSTPTPAELDKTTPEGFKRVWSKALSEGPVEVQIYGDFDKAVAIPALEKTFGALKSRKPAASTADPAAVAVPKPSEKPIVLTHHGDPDQAAAVISWPTGGGSMGIRESRQLEILTQIFTNRLLDAVREKLGVAYSPYVYSSWPVDLQAGGSITAMAQVDPKSVPVFFQTADEIAQDLIANPPSAEELQLVTEPLRQQVTRAASSTAFFMNQLEGATSDPSRLGTVRTILYDYTETTPEKMQALAARYLGENASWRLAVMPQDKAGESGAVVASK, encoded by the coding sequence ATGACGAAATCGATGCGCGCCGCAAGTTCGCTCGCCAGCCTGCTCGTCCTGATGCAGGTTCCGGCTCAATCCGTATTGGCACAGGACGCCGGGTCGGACCTTGGTGCTCCGCTCGAGGCGAGCCCGGTGCAGGCTCCGGTCCTGCAGACGAACGAAGACGATCCCTGGCTCTACCGCGGCAGCGACATTCCCCGCGACAAGGGCTGGCACTTCGGCGAGATGGACAACGGCCTGCGCTATGCGGTGCGCAAGAACGGGGTGCCGCCGGGTCAGGTCTCGATCCGCGTGCGCGTCGATGCCGGATCGCTCTACGAGACCGACAGCGAGCGCGGCTATGCGCACCTGCTCGAGCACATGCTCTTTCGCCAGTCGAAGTACATCGAGGAAGGGCAGGCGATCGCCGCCTTTCAGCGGCTCGGCGCGACCTTCGGTTCGGACACAAATGCGGTGACCTCGACCACGCAGACGGTGTTCCAGCTCGATCTGCCCAACGCCACGGCCAGCTCGCTCGACGAGACGTTCAAGCTGATGTCGGGCATGGTCAGCGCGCCCACGCTCTCTGCCTCCAACCTCAAGCAGGACCTGCCGATCGTGCTGGCCGAGATGCGCGAGCGCGGCGGTGCGGCCAAGCGCGTGCAGGATGCCATGCAGAAGGTGTTCTATGCCGGGCAGCCGCTCTCCGAGCGCGAGCCCATCGGCACCGTCCAGACGCTGACCTCGGCGACGCCCAAGTCGGTGCGCGCCTTCTACCAGCGCTGGTACCGGCCCGACAACGTGACGGTGATCGTCGCGGGCGATGCCGATCCGGCGATGCTGGAGAGCTACGTGCGCAAGTGGTTCGGCAGCTGGCAGGCCAAGGGGGCCAAGCCCGAGGCGCCCAGCTTTGGCGCGCCGGTCGCACCCAAGGGCTACGCCGGCAACAACAAGGAACTCGCGCCCGTGGGCGAGACCCGCGTGCTGGTCGAGCCCGACCTGCCGCCGGGCATGATGGTCGCCACCTTGCGTCCCTGGCATCAGGTCATCGACAACATCCCCTACAACCAGGGGCTGATGACCGACGCCATCGCACAGGCCATCATCAACCGCCGGCTCGAGAGCAAGGCGCGGGCAGGGGGCAGCTTCCTCACCGCCTCGGTCAACCAGGAGGACGTCGCGCGCTCGGCCGATGTCACCTTCGTCTCGGTTACGCCGCTGGGCGATAACTGGGAGGCGGCGCTGCGCGACGTGCGCGCGGTCATCGCCGATGCCATGACCCGTGCGCCGACGCAGGCGGAGATCGACCGTGAGGTCGCCGAACTCGACGTCGCTTTCCAGGTGCCGGTCGAGCAGCAGCGCATCCTGCCCGGCTCTAAGCTCGCCGACGACCTCGTCAACGCGCTCGACATCCGCGAGACCGTTGCCGCGCCCGACGACGTGCTGCGCATCTTCCGGGAGTCCAAGCCGCTGTTCACCCCCGACGCGGTGCTCGAGCATACCCGCCAGCTGTTCTCGGGCACGGTGACGCGCGCGATGTTCACCACGCAGGAGGCAGGCAAGGTCACCGATGCCGCGCTGCGTCAGGCGCTGATCGAGCCGGTCAAGGCAGACGCGACCGCGCGCCTCGCGGTCAATTCCGACCCGGTCTCCTTCGACAAGCTGCCTGCCATCGGTGCACCCGCGCAGCCGGTAGCCGATACCCCGACCGGGCTGCTCGACATCGAGGAACTGACTTTCGCCAACGGGGTCAAGGTCATGCTCTGGCCGGTGACCGAGGAGCCGGGCCGGGTCGTGGTCAAGGCCCGCTTTGGCGGGGGCACCCGCTCGATCGCGCCGGGGGATTCGCCCTACATCACGCTTGGCCAGTACGCGCTGGTCGGCTCGGGCCTTGCCAATCTCGGGCAGGAAGAACTCGACCAGATCGCGACCGGGCGCAAGATGGGCTTCGAGTTTACCGTCGACGATGCCGCCTTCCAGCTCAAGGCCGAGACGCGTCCGCAGGACCTCGCCGACCAGCTCTATCTCTTCGCCGCCAAGCTCGACCTGCCGCGCTGGGACGTGAACCCGTTCGAGCGCGCCAAGGCCGCGGCCAAGATCCAGTACGATACCTATGCGACCTCGCCGCAGGGCGTGCTCAACCGCGACCTGCAGTTCTACCAACGCGGCGAGGACCCGCGCTTCTCGACGCCCACGCCCGCCGAACTCGACAAGACCACGCCCGAGGGCTTCAAGCGCGTGTGGTCCAAGGCGCTGTCCGAAGGCCCGGTCGAGGTGCAGATTTACGGCGACTTCGACAAGGCAGTCGCGATCCCGGCGCTCGAGAAGACCTTCGGCGCGCTCAAGAGCCGCAAGCCTGCCGCGTCGACCGCGGACCCTGCCGCCGTGGCGGTGCCCAAGCCTTCGGAAAAGCCGATCGTGCTCACCCACCACGGCGATCCCGATCAGGCCGCGGCGGTGATCTCGTGGCCGACCGGCGGCGGTTCGATGGGCATTCGCGAATCGCGCCAGCTCGAGATCCTCACGCAGATCTTCACCAACCGGCTTTTGGACGCGGTGCGCGAAAAGCTGGGCGTCGCCTATTCGCCCTACGTCTACTCGAGCTGGCCGGTCGATCTTCAGGCGGGCGGCTCGATCACCGCGATGGCGCAGGTCGATCCCAAGTCGGTGCCGGTCTTCTTCCAGACCGCGGACGAGATCGCGCAGGACCTGATCGCCAATCCGCCCAGCGCCGAGGAACTCCAGCTCGTCACCGAGCCGCTGCGCCAGCAGGTTACCCGCGCCGCATCGAGCACCGCGTTCTTCATGAACCAGCTCGAGGGCGCGACCAGCGATCCCTCGCGTCTGGGGACGGTGCGCACGATCCTCTACGATTACACCGAGACGACGCCCGAGAAGATGCAGGCGCTCGCCGCGCGCTATCTCGGCGAGAACGCCTCGTGGCGCCTCGCGGTCATGCCGCAGGACAAGGCCGGCGAGAGCGGCGCGGTCGTCGCCAGCAAGTGA